GTTGCACGCCTGCGATGAAATCAAGACCGGCACCGATGCTGGCAAATCCCATATGCGGCAGTGCGGCGTGGGCGCGGGCGGCGAAAATCTCTTGTTTGGGTGCGCCAAGCGCCAAAAGGCACAGCCCCGCGCCCGAGGCGCGCAGCGCGGCAATCACTTCTGTCCCTTGCGCGCCCAACGGATCAAACCCCATCGGCGGCGCGATGCGTGCGGCAATCACCAGCCCCGGAACACGGTCACAAAGCGCCTCTCCGGCGGCGTGCAAGGCTGCCTCTGTGCTGCCGACAAGGGCCACGCTTGCCCCGGCCTCTGCCGCCAGCCGCGCCATGGGCACCACCATATCCGCGCCCGGCACCAGCCCGACGGGACGCCCCGCAAGGCGTGACAACCACACCACCGGATTGCCATCGGCAACCACCAGATCATGCCGTAAATAGGCCGCCAGAAACGCGGAATCGTGGCGCAGTTTCACCAGATGATCGAGGTTCAGCGTTGCCAGAGCAAAGCCGCGCCGGGCACGAAACCGATCTCTGAGGACCGACAACAGACGCGAGGCATCGCGGGGCGCGATGCGTATCACCTCATCCTGAATGCGAAATTCCACCCGATCCCCCTGCGACAGTCGCGGCGTTTGATGCTATATGAACCGCAGGACTTGGTGACACTAGGGCGAAATTGCGCGGCT
The nucleotide sequence above comes from Roseovarius mucosus. Encoded proteins:
- a CDS encoding WecB/TagA/CpsF family glycosyltransferase, encoding MEFRIQDEVIRIAPRDASRLLSVLRDRFRARRGFALATLNLDHLVKLRHDSAFLAAYLRHDLVVADGNPVVWLSRLAGRPVGLVPGADMVVPMARLAAEAGASVALVGSTEAALHAAGEALCDRVPGLVIAARIAPPMGFDPLGAQGTEVIAALRASGAGLCLLALGAPKQEIFAARAHAALPHMGFASIGAGLDFIAGVQPRAPLWARRLALEWLWRMLSSPRRLVPRYARCAAILPGLMVAAWRLRG